In one Bacteroidales bacterium WCE2004 genomic region, the following are encoded:
- a CDS encoding glutathione peroxidase gives MATIYDFKALNNKGAEVDFADYKGKVLLIVNTASKCGFTPQYDGLEELWKKYKDQGLVVIGFPCDQFAHQEPGSDAEIAEFCRLNHGVTFPLMSKIDVNGDNAHPIYKYLKSQTSGLLGRSIKWNFTKFLISRKGNIIERFSPMTTPASLEEKIKSLL, from the coding sequence ATGGCAACGATTTATGATTTCAAGGCCCTGAACAACAAGGGCGCCGAAGTGGACTTCGCCGACTACAAGGGCAAAGTGCTGCTCATCGTCAACACCGCCTCCAAGTGCGGTTTCACCCCCCAGTACGACGGTCTGGAGGAGCTCTGGAAGAAATACAAGGACCAGGGACTCGTCGTCATCGGCTTCCCCTGCGACCAGTTCGCCCACCAGGAGCCCGGCTCCGACGCGGAGATCGCCGAATTCTGCCGGCTCAACCACGGCGTGACCTTCCCCCTGATGAGCAAGATCGACGTCAACGGCGACAACGCCCACCCGATCTACAAATATCTCAAGAGCCAGACCAGCGGCCTGCTGGGACGCTCCATCAAGTGGAATTTCACCAAGTTCCTCATCTCGCGCAAGGGCAACATCATCGAGCGTTTCTCGCCGATGACCACGCCCGCCTCGCTCGAAGAGAAGATCAAATCCCTGCTGTAG
- a CDS encoding DNA-binding transcriptional regulator, MarR family, whose protein sequence is MYEQLKLENQLCFRLYAASRLVTQAYRPFLEELGITYPQYLVLLVLWEQDAQPVNDLARRLHLETNTVTPLLQRMEKEGLVTRKRGKEDGRQVIVSLTARSREMEDRAAAIPAAVGARAACSRLTPASVPELFATLDELISNLE, encoded by the coding sequence ATGTACGAGCAGCTGAAACTCGAAAACCAGCTCTGTTTCCGCCTCTACGCCGCTTCGCGGCTGGTCACGCAGGCCTATCGCCCCTTCCTCGAGGAGCTCGGCATCACGTATCCGCAATACCTGGTGCTGCTCGTGCTCTGGGAGCAGGACGCCCAGCCGGTCAACGACCTGGCGCGGCGCCTGCACCTCGAGACCAACACCGTCACTCCCCTCCTCCAGCGGATGGAGAAAGAGGGGCTGGTGACGCGCAAGCGGGGCAAGGAGGACGGCCGGCAGGTCATCGTGTCCCTCACGGCCCGGAGCCGCGAGATGGAGGACCGCGCCGCCGCCATCCCCGCCGCGGTCGGCGCCCGGGCCGCCTGCAGCCGGCTCACGCCGGCCAGCGTCCCGGAGCTCTTCGCCACCCTGGACGAACTCATCAGCAATCTGGAATAA
- a CDS encoding beta-glucosidase: MTSKSLKKAFAFLLPLAAAVSCGGPSVTPAIPADKAVEAKVEKVLKGMTLEEKAGQLVQLSILTLEDDTHEALDSAKLEKILGEYKVGSILNVMHDRAHSREHTAAMVRQIQEASMRLIGIPCIYGLDMIHGASYLTDGSFYPQEINLGATFNREYAAMMGHAMAYETRAAQVPWVFSPVMDLGRDPRWSRQWESWGEDPYLQAEMARTETEALQGADPNHVDLEHVAVSIKHFMGYGVPLSGKDRTPAYIAENDLREKFFRPFKECFQAGALTAMVNSASINGIPTHANALLLTGWVKEQLGWDGMFVTDWADIDNLYTRDHVAADKREAVKIGINAGIDMIMDPYDPECCNVIVELAKAGEIPMSRIDDAVRRVLRTKVRLGLFEHPTWDVEYPEFASPAFAEQSYAAAVESEVLLKNKGVLPLKGTERILVTGPNANSLRALNGGWSYTWQGSADDFAPQFNTILEAMQKRFDKVVYEPGVQYFPFGWQFEDPRGIDKAVAAARGVDVIVACVGENSYCETPGNMDDLNLSHHQKELVRRLAATGKPVVLVLNEGRPRIIGDIEPLAAAVVDVMLPSNYGGDALAALLAGDENFSGKLPFTYSKHINALHTYDYKVSEHRETMEGSYNYDAVMDVQWPFGFGLSYTEFAYSNLRLEGASEFAAGDELKVSVDVTNTGSRAGKEAVLLYSSDLVASLIPDVKRLRGFEKIALEPGETKTVSFTLPASELAFVGADGKWRLEEGDFRLSCGGLGVMVRCTRTKVWDMPNI; encoded by the coding sequence ATGACATCCAAATCTTTGAAGAAGGCGTTTGCCTTCTTGCTGCCCCTGGCCGCCGCCGTGTCCTGCGGCGGCCCTTCCGTGACTCCTGCCATTCCCGCCGACAAGGCGGTGGAAGCGAAAGTGGAGAAGGTCCTCAAGGGAATGACCCTGGAGGAGAAGGCCGGCCAGCTGGTACAGCTTTCTATCCTGACGCTCGAAGACGATACCCACGAAGCCCTGGACTCCGCCAAGCTTGAGAAGATCCTGGGCGAATACAAGGTCGGTTCCATCCTCAATGTGATGCACGACCGCGCGCATTCGCGCGAGCACACGGCCGCGATGGTCCGCCAGATCCAGGAAGCTTCGATGAGACTGATCGGCATCCCGTGCATCTACGGCCTGGACATGATCCACGGCGCTTCTTACCTGACCGACGGCTCCTTCTATCCGCAGGAGATCAACCTCGGCGCCACGTTCAACCGCGAGTACGCGGCGATGATGGGCCACGCGATGGCCTATGAGACCCGCGCCGCCCAGGTGCCCTGGGTGTTCTCGCCGGTGATGGACCTGGGCCGCGACCCGCGCTGGTCCCGCCAGTGGGAGAGCTGGGGCGAGGATCCCTATCTGCAGGCCGAGATGGCCCGCACCGAGACCGAGGCCCTGCAGGGTGCGGACCCCAACCACGTCGACCTGGAGCACGTGGCCGTGAGCATCAAGCATTTCATGGGCTACGGCGTGCCGCTCAGCGGCAAGGACCGTACGCCGGCCTATATCGCCGAGAACGACCTGCGCGAGAAGTTCTTCCGCCCGTTCAAGGAGTGTTTCCAGGCGGGCGCGCTGACCGCGATGGTCAATTCCGCCTCGATCAACGGCATCCCGACGCACGCCAACGCGCTGCTGCTCACCGGCTGGGTGAAGGAGCAGCTGGGCTGGGACGGCATGTTCGTGACCGACTGGGCCGATATCGACAACCTCTATACGCGTGACCATGTGGCCGCCGACAAGCGCGAGGCGGTCAAGATCGGCATCAACGCCGGCATCGACATGATCATGGATCCTTACGACCCTGAGTGCTGCAACGTCATCGTCGAGCTCGCCAAGGCAGGTGAGATCCCGATGTCGCGCATCGACGACGCCGTGCGCCGCGTGCTGCGCACCAAGGTCCGCCTCGGCCTGTTCGAGCACCCGACCTGGGACGTGGAGTATCCGGAATTCGCTTCGCCCGCTTTCGCGGAGCAGTCTTATGCGGCTGCCGTGGAGTCGGAGGTGCTCCTGAAGAACAAGGGCGTCCTGCCGCTCAAGGGCACGGAGCGTATCCTCGTCACGGGCCCCAACGCCAACAGCCTGCGCGCCCTGAACGGCGGCTGGTCCTATACCTGGCAGGGTAGTGCGGACGACTTCGCGCCGCAGTTCAACACCATCCTGGAGGCGATGCAGAAGCGTTTCGACAAGGTGGTCTATGAGCCGGGCGTGCAGTATTTCCCGTTCGGCTGGCAGTTTGAGGATCCGCGCGGCATCGACAAGGCCGTCGCGGCAGCCCGCGGCGTGGACGTGATCGTGGCCTGCGTGGGCGAGAACAGCTATTGCGAGACGCCCGGCAACATGGACGACCTGAATCTCTCGCATCACCAGAAGGAGCTGGTCCGCCGGCTCGCCGCCACGGGCAAGCCTGTGGTGCTGGTGCTCAACGAGGGCCGGCCGCGCATCATCGGCGACATCGAGCCGCTCGCGGCCGCCGTCGTGGACGTGATGCTCCCGTCCAACTATGGCGGCGACGCCCTCGCGGCCCTGCTCGCCGGCGACGAGAATTTCTCCGGCAAGCTGCCGTTCACCTACAGCAAGCACATCAATGCCCTGCACACCTATGATTACAAGGTGTCCGAGCATCGCGAGACGATGGAGGGTTCTTACAATTACGACGCCGTGATGGATGTCCAGTGGCCTTTCGGCTTCGGCCTGAGCTACACGGAGTTCGCGTATTCCAACCTCCGTCTGGAGGGCGCTTCCGAGTTTGCCGCGGGCGACGAGCTGAAGGTCTCCGTGGACGTGACCAATACCGGCTCGCGCGCCGGCAAGGAGGCCGTGCTGCTCTACAGCTCCGACCTCGTGGCGTCGCTGATCCCGGATGTGAAGCGGCTGCGTGGCTTCGAGAAGATCGCCCTGGAACCGGGCGAAACGAAGACCGTCAGCTTCACGCTTCCGGCCAGCGAACTGGCCTTCGTCGGTGCTGACGGCAAGTGGCGGCTGGAGGAAGGCGACTTCCGTCTCAGCTGCGGCGGCCTCGGCGTGATGGTGCGCTGCACCCGGACCAAGGTCTGGGACATGCCGAACATCTAG
- a CDS encoding alpha-D-xyloside xylohydrolase has protein sequence MRKYNVSILFGGIFLALTGLSGCQDRPYTVKGDTVTVRVAEPAAGGAARVRLQLAGPELVRVSASPDRKMHDRASLVIVPQAAFRDFSVSERDGEVRVQTSALTAAVDVRSGAVRFLDADGNTLLDGSRMDFEPAEVEGKKAFSTAVSFDSPADEAFYGLGQHQSGELNHKGRSEELFQYNTKVSVPVVVSTRGYGLLFDAYSLSRWGNPAPYGQLGEQFKLYGKDGRTPGLTGTYKPFRGEELFRQEDSLYFENEWAIRNLPDVPLQGATVVYEGFIEAPQTADYQFIQYYAGFQRTEIDGQEVMARRWRPAWNPNSYKFSVRLEAGQKVPFRLEWEPDGGVSYLGLRVAPVQAPEERGRLAFWSEFEPQLDFWFIGGGSHDAVIRGYRQLTGKAPVMPKWVLGFWQSRERYSTQDELVETLREMRRRQIPVDNIVQDWQYWLDDQWGSHEFDPARYPDPEQMLDDVHAMHGRFMISVWPKFYTNTDHYKELKAAGYAYTHAEQDSLRDWLGHLQSFYDAYAEGGRKMFWRQMDETLYSRYGRKIDAWWMDASEPNLRDCLPMDYFKWLLTPTALGPSTEYLNAYALVNADAIYNGQRGVDPDKRVFLLTRSGFAGLQRYSTATWSGDIGTSWTDMRTQMAAGLNFSMSGVPFWGMDIGGFSVMGKFNNPANAAEWQELQTRWHQFGTFVPLFRAHGQWPRRELWNIAPEGSEAYESILWYMRLRYRLMPYLYSLTAAVHFDDYTLMRALPMDFPQDLRVRDLDTQWMFGPALMPCPVSEYGARSREVYFPEGGWYDFYSGAFIPGGQTQTVAAPYGRMPLYVRAGSIVPFGPEMQWSDEKPAEDIRLYVYAGADADFTLYEDDGLTYAYEQGACASVPIHWDDAARTLTVGARRGSFPGMLQQRRFTVIVVDPTHPHVYDPDADGVVVEYSGESINQLFTI, from the coding sequence ATGCGAAAATACAACGTCAGTATCCTCTTTGGCGGTATCTTCCTGGCCCTGACGGGCTTGAGCGGCTGCCAGGACCGGCCCTATACGGTCAAGGGCGACACGGTGACCGTCCGTGTGGCTGAACCTGCGGCGGGCGGCGCGGCGCGCGTGCGCCTGCAGCTGGCCGGCCCCGAGCTGGTGCGCGTGTCGGCGAGTCCCGACCGCAAGATGCACGACCGGGCGAGCCTGGTGATCGTCCCGCAGGCGGCGTTCCGGGATTTCAGCGTGTCCGAGCGGGACGGCGAAGTGCGCGTGCAGACCAGCGCGCTGACCGCCGCCGTGGACGTGCGCAGCGGTGCCGTCCGCTTCCTGGACGCGGACGGAAACACCCTGCTGGACGGCTCCCGGATGGATTTCGAACCCGCCGAAGTCGAGGGCAAGAAGGCCTTCTCGACGGCCGTCAGCTTCGATTCGCCGGCCGACGAGGCCTTCTACGGCCTGGGCCAGCACCAGAGCGGCGAGCTCAACCACAAGGGCCGCAGCGAGGAGCTTTTCCAGTATAATACCAAGGTCAGCGTGCCGGTGGTAGTCTCCACCCGCGGCTACGGCCTGCTCTTCGACGCCTATTCGCTGAGCCGCTGGGGCAATCCCGCCCCGTACGGCCAGCTGGGCGAGCAGTTCAAGCTGTACGGCAAGGACGGGCGGACGCCGGGCCTCACGGGTACCTACAAGCCCTTCCGGGGCGAGGAGCTGTTCCGCCAGGAGGACAGCCTCTACTTCGAGAACGAATGGGCCATCCGCAACCTGCCCGACGTGCCCCTGCAGGGCGCGACGGTGGTCTATGAGGGCTTCATCGAAGCGCCGCAGACCGCTGATTATCAGTTTATCCAATACTACGCCGGCTTCCAGCGCACCGAGATCGACGGGCAGGAAGTGATGGCGCGCCGCTGGCGCCCGGCGTGGAATCCCAACAGCTACAAGTTCTCCGTCCGCCTCGAAGCCGGCCAGAAGGTGCCTTTCCGCCTGGAATGGGAGCCGGACGGCGGCGTGTCGTATCTGGGCCTGCGCGTGGCGCCGGTCCAGGCGCCTGAGGAGCGCGGACGCCTGGCGTTCTGGTCGGAATTCGAGCCGCAGCTCGATTTCTGGTTCATCGGCGGCGGGAGCCACGACGCCGTGATCCGCGGCTACCGCCAGCTCACGGGCAAGGCGCCCGTGATGCCGAAATGGGTGCTGGGCTTCTGGCAGAGCCGGGAGCGCTACAGCACGCAGGACGAGCTCGTGGAGACGCTCCGCGAGATGCGCCGCCGCCAGATTCCTGTGGACAACATCGTCCAGGACTGGCAGTACTGGCTGGACGACCAGTGGGGGAGCCACGAATTCGACCCCGCCCGCTACCCGGATCCCGAGCAGATGCTGGACGACGTGCACGCGATGCACGGCCGCTTCATGATCAGCGTCTGGCCCAAATTCTATACGAACACCGACCATTACAAGGAACTGAAGGCCGCCGGCTACGCCTACACGCACGCCGAGCAGGACAGCCTGCGCGACTGGCTGGGCCACCTGCAGTCCTTCTATGACGCCTATGCCGAAGGCGGACGCAAGATGTTCTGGCGACAGATGGACGAGACGCTCTACAGCCGCTACGGCCGCAAGATCGACGCCTGGTGGATGGACGCCAGCGAGCCGAACCTGCGCGACTGCCTCCCGATGGACTATTTCAAGTGGCTGCTCACGCCCACGGCGCTCGGCCCTTCGACCGAATACCTCAATGCCTACGCGCTCGTCAACGCCGACGCCATCTACAACGGCCAGCGCGGCGTGGACCCCGACAAGCGGGTTTTCCTGCTGACGCGCAGCGGCTTCGCGGGCCTGCAGCGCTATTCGACGGCCACCTGGAGCGGCGACATCGGCACTTCGTGGACCGACATGCGCACGCAGATGGCCGCAGGCCTCAATTTCAGCATGAGCGGCGTGCCGTTCTGGGGCATGGACATCGGCGGCTTCTCCGTGATGGGCAAGTTCAACAACCCGGCCAATGCCGCCGAATGGCAGGAACTGCAGACGCGCTGGCACCAGTTCGGCACCTTCGTGCCGCTGTTCCGCGCGCACGGCCAATGGCCGCGCCGCGAGCTCTGGAACATCGCCCCGGAGGGCTCCGAGGCCTATGAGAGCATCCTCTGGTACATGCGCCTGCGCTACCGCCTGATGCCGTATCTGTATTCGCTGACGGCGGCGGTGCATTTCGACGACTACACGCTGATGCGCGCCCTGCCGATGGATTTCCCGCAGGACCTGCGCGTGCGCGACCTTGACACGCAGTGGATGTTCGGCCCGGCGCTGATGCCCTGCCCGGTTAGCGAGTATGGCGCCCGCAGCCGCGAGGTCTATTTCCCCGAAGGGGGCTGGTACGACTTCTACAGCGGGGCCTTTATCCCCGGCGGGCAGACGCAGACCGTCGCTGCGCCTTACGGGCGGATGCCGCTCTACGTGCGCGCCGGCTCCATCGTGCCGTTCGGCCCGGAGATGCAGTGGTCCGACGAGAAACCGGCGGAGGACATCCGCCTCTATGTGTATGCCGGCGCGGACGCCGACTTCACCCTCTACGAGGACGACGGCCTGACCTATGCCTACGAGCAGGGCGCCTGCGCATCGGTCCCGATCCACTGGGACGACGCCGCGCGCACGCTCACCGTCGGCGCGCGCCGGGGCTCCTTCCCGGGCATGCTGCAGCAGCGCCGCTTCACGGTCATCGTCGTGGACCCGACCCATCCGCACGTCTACGATCCGGATGCGGACGGCGTGGTGGTCGAATACTCAGGAGAATCTATTAATCAATTATTTACCATATGA
- a CDS encoding monovalent cation:H+ antiporter-2, CPA2 family: MNLVRDLAVILVSAGAFTIISKALKQPLILGYILAGFLVGPHISWFPGITSEETVHQWSEIGIIFLMFGLGLEFSFKKLLKVGSSALVTAGSKFLGVFVIGFVAGQAMGWSSMESVFLGGLLSMSSTMVVLKSYDDMGLKGKPWAGMVFGTLVVEDLIAILLMVLLSTMAVSNRFAGGEMLFNLTKLGFFLILWFLVGIYVIPTILKRARKYLNDEILLIVSIGLCFGMVALAEAVGFSSALGAFVMGSILAETIESEHIEHLVAPIKDLFGAIFFVSVGMMVAPAVIAEHWLTILIITLIVMITHILFAGAGILMTGGGLKNAVHTGFSLAQLGEFGFIIAGVGVSLGVMREFIYPVIIAVSVITTFTTPYMIKLAGPAYEGLLKVMSPKWVARLNAPEQKTRTTSAEQSEWKKLLKAYFLRILLYGVVLLAIMIGSKRFLEPFAAQLFPTLTPFVLKLAVTVVTLLVMSPFLYGMAINTGSINAPATQLLAEKPSNKWPIAGLVLTRTFISISFIISVISSHFHLAGWAIVLLILGGFIFILTARRTMHRYSALEQRFLSNLNEKEESERRRRPVTTSVQNKMMGYDVHLELLDVSSESVFIGRPLKEIPFRAETGANIIKIERGARSITIPSGDMVIFPGDKLLAVGTTEQIERLRTMLAESAAAPAPAQQAEFEVVPITLHEGSYLTGKTLRNTNMRDYHCMVISVLHGTEFHTNPKPDYEFAAGDVVWIAGETSSCEWLGGNKE; this comes from the coding sequence ATGAACCTCGTCCGCGACCTGGCCGTCATCCTCGTGTCCGCCGGCGCCTTCACCATCATATCCAAAGCCCTCAAGCAGCCTCTCATCCTGGGCTACATCCTGGCCGGTTTCCTGGTCGGTCCGCACATCTCGTGGTTCCCCGGGATCACCTCCGAGGAGACGGTCCACCAGTGGTCCGAGATCGGCATCATCTTCCTGATGTTCGGTCTGGGCCTGGAGTTCAGCTTCAAGAAGCTCCTGAAGGTCGGCAGCAGCGCGCTGGTGACCGCCGGCAGCAAGTTCCTCGGCGTGTTCGTGATCGGATTCGTGGCCGGACAGGCCATGGGCTGGTCGTCGATGGAGAGCGTCTTCCTGGGCGGCCTGCTCTCGATGTCCTCCACGATGGTGGTCCTCAAATCCTACGACGACATGGGCCTCAAGGGCAAGCCCTGGGCGGGCATGGTCTTCGGCACGCTGGTGGTGGAGGACCTCATCGCCATCCTCCTGATGGTGCTGCTCTCCACGATGGCGGTGTCCAACCGTTTCGCCGGCGGCGAGATGCTCTTCAACCTCACCAAGCTCGGCTTTTTCCTCATCCTGTGGTTCCTGGTGGGCATCTACGTCATCCCGACCATCCTCAAGCGCGCGCGCAAATATCTCAACGACGAGATCCTCCTGATCGTCAGCATCGGCCTCTGCTTCGGCATGGTCGCGCTGGCCGAAGCCGTGGGCTTCTCCTCCGCGCTCGGCGCCTTCGTGATGGGCTCCATCCTCGCCGAGACCATCGAGAGCGAGCACATCGAGCACCTCGTCGCGCCGATCAAGGACCTGTTCGGCGCCATCTTCTTCGTGTCCGTCGGTATGATGGTCGCCCCGGCCGTCATCGCGGAGCACTGGCTGACCATCCTCATCATCACGCTCATCGTGATGATCACCCATATCCTCTTCGCGGGCGCGGGCATCCTGATGACCGGCGGCGGCCTCAAGAACGCCGTCCACACCGGATTCAGCCTCGCCCAGCTCGGCGAATTCGGCTTCATCATCGCCGGCGTGGGCGTGAGCCTGGGCGTGATGCGCGAATTCATCTACCCCGTCATCATCGCCGTGTCCGTGATCACCACCTTCACGACGCCCTACATGATCAAGCTTGCGGGCCCGGCCTACGAGGGCCTGCTCAAGGTGATGTCGCCCAAGTGGGTGGCACGCCTCAATGCGCCCGAGCAGAAGACGCGCACCACCTCGGCGGAGCAGAGCGAATGGAAGAAGCTGCTGAAGGCCTACTTCCTGCGCATCCTGCTCTACGGCGTGGTCCTGCTGGCCATCATGATCGGCTCCAAGCGTTTCCTCGAGCCGTTCGCGGCCCAGCTCTTCCCGACCCTGACCCCGTTCGTGCTTAAGCTCGCGGTCACGGTCGTGACCCTGCTCGTGATGTCGCCGTTCCTCTACGGCATGGCCATCAACACGGGTTCCATCAACGCCCCCGCGACCCAGCTCCTGGCGGAGAAGCCGTCCAACAAATGGCCGATCGCGGGCCTGGTGCTGACCCGCACCTTCATCTCCATCTCATTCATCATCAGCGTGATTTCCAGCCACTTCCATCTGGCAGGCTGGGCCATCGTGCTGCTGATCCTGGGCGGATTCATCTTCATCCTGACCGCCCGGCGCACGATGCACCGCTACTCCGCGCTGGAGCAGCGCTTCCTGTCCAACCTCAATGAGAAGGAAGAAAGCGAGCGCCGGCGCCGGCCGGTCACGACCTCCGTCCAGAACAAGATGATGGGCTACGACGTGCACCTGGAGTTGCTGGACGTCTCGTCCGAGAGCGTCTTCATCGGGCGCCCGCTCAAAGAGATCCCCTTCCGCGCCGAGACCGGCGCCAACATCATCAAGATCGAGCGCGGCGCCCGCAGCATCACCATCCCGTCTGGCGACATGGTCATCTTCCCGGGCGACAAGCTCCTGGCCGTGGGCACGACGGAGCAGATCGAGCGCCTGCGCACGATGCTCGCGGAGTCGGCGGCCGCGCCCGCTCCGGCGCAGCAGGCCGAGTTCGAGGTCGTTCCGATCACCCTCCACGAAGGCTCCTACCTGACCGGCAAGACGCTGCGCAACACCAACATGCGCGACTACCACTGCATGGTGATCAGCGTGCTGCACGGCACGGAATTCCACACCAACCCCAAGCCCGACTACGAATTCGCAGCGGGCGACGTGGTGTGGATCGCCGGCGAGACCAGCTCCTGCGAGTGGCTCGGCGGCAACAAGGAATAA
- a CDS encoding Flavorubredoxin, with product MTQSISNAIRYIGVDDNDLDLFESQYLVPEGMSYNSYVILDEKIAVLDTSDGRTADAWAKNLEEALQDRQPDYLIVHHMEPDHSACAAALLEKYPSLTLVATPQALKMLPQFFPGAALEGRTLAVGEGDTLPLGAHTLRFILAPMVHWPEVMMSFEETEKVLFSADAFGKFGALEQTGGFWCTPDYDWACEARRYYFNICGKYGAQVQRVLAKVAPLGVQTVCPLHGPMLRDTLAEALRLYGIWSSYGVETPGVFVAYASIHGGTAEAAEKFAQILRDKGCPKVATSDLTRDDLAEAIEDAFRYGTLVVAASSYDAGLFPPMHDFLWHLQIKGWQKRRAAVIENGSWAPTAGRVMTEMLSAMKEVELVGEKVTIRSRLQPADIPALEALADAVLQQ from the coding sequence ATGACGCAATCCATCAGCAACGCTATCCGCTATATCGGCGTAGACGACAACGACCTCGACCTGTTCGAAAGCCAGTATCTGGTCCCCGAGGGGATGTCTTACAATTCCTATGTGATTCTGGACGAGAAGATTGCCGTCCTGGATACGTCCGACGGCCGGACGGCCGACGCCTGGGCGAAGAACCTGGAGGAGGCCCTGCAGGACCGTCAGCCGGACTATCTCATCGTCCACCACATGGAGCCGGACCATTCCGCCTGCGCCGCCGCGCTGCTGGAGAAATATCCTTCGCTGACGCTCGTCGCCACGCCGCAGGCGCTCAAGATGCTGCCGCAGTTCTTCCCGGGCGCCGCCCTGGAGGGGCGCACCCTCGCCGTGGGCGAGGGCGACACCCTCCCGCTGGGCGCCCACACCCTCCGCTTCATCCTGGCCCCGATGGTCCACTGGCCCGAGGTGATGATGAGCTTCGAGGAGACGGAGAAGGTCCTGTTCAGCGCCGACGCCTTCGGCAAGTTCGGCGCCCTGGAGCAGACCGGCGGCTTCTGGTGCACGCCGGACTACGACTGGGCGTGCGAGGCGCGCCGCTACTATTTCAACATCTGCGGCAAATACGGCGCGCAGGTGCAGCGCGTGCTCGCCAAGGTCGCGCCGCTGGGCGTGCAGACCGTCTGCCCGCTCCACGGCCCGATGCTCCGCGACACGCTCGCCGAGGCCCTGCGCCTCTACGGCATCTGGAGCAGCTACGGCGTCGAGACGCCGGGCGTGTTTGTGGCCTACGCCTCCATCCACGGCGGCACGGCCGAGGCGGCGGAGAAGTTCGCGCAGATCCTGCGCGACAAGGGCTGCCCGAAGGTCGCCACGTCCGACCTGACCCGCGACGACCTCGCGGAAGCCATCGAGGACGCCTTCCGCTACGGCACGCTCGTGGTCGCGGCCTCGTCCTACGACGCCGGCCTCTTCCCGCCGATGCACGATTTCCTGTGGCACCTGCAGATCAAGGGCTGGCAGAAGCGCCGCGCCGCCGTCATCGAGAACGGCAGCTGGGCGCCCACGGCCGGCCGCGTGATGACGGAGATGCTCTCCGCGATGAAGGAAGTGGAGCTGGTAGGGGAGAAGGTCACCATCCGCTCCCGCCTGCAGCCCGCCGACATCCCGGCCCTCGAGGCCCTGGCCGACGCCGTCCTGCAGCAGTAA
- a CDS encoding NAD dependent epimerase/dehydratase family protein — MVLLLGASGLLGHNVLRILLERGVPVRVLLRPGTELLFPAPDVVRGSLLDYGTLLAAAAGCDAIVNCAGTTDMRLPRTEDFLPVNRDLPALLCRVLDATGIRTLVHTSTANTVSSGTPGWPADESAPFAAPFDRSPYAISKKAGEDLLLAYAAAHPDRRVVIVNPGFMLGPYDAKPSSGALLLAGWRRPLMAAPSGGKSFLHVRDAATAIANALKRGAGGRYLLTGESLSLREFYALQAQVCGYRQRFFTLPTPLVRLAGRLGDLLARLGLRTMLRTHNTDQLLAGEWYDASRARRELDFPATPVADAIRDFFAWRASSTHRLRR, encoded by the coding sequence ATGGTCCTGTTGCTCGGCGCATCCGGCCTGCTTGGCCACAACGTCCTCCGCATCCTGCTGGAACGCGGCGTGCCGGTCCGCGTGCTGCTGCGGCCGGGGACGGAGCTGCTGTTCCCCGCCCCGGACGTCGTGCGCGGCTCCCTGCTGGACTACGGCACGCTGCTGGCCGCGGCCGCGGGCTGCGACGCCATCGTCAATTGCGCGGGCACGACGGACATGCGCCTGCCGCGCACGGAGGATTTCCTGCCCGTCAACCGGGATCTCCCCGCGCTGCTCTGCCGCGTGCTGGACGCCACCGGCATCCGCACGCTCGTGCACACGAGCACCGCGAACACCGTCAGCTCCGGCACCCCCGGGTGGCCGGCCGACGAGTCGGCGCCCTTCGCGGCCCCATTCGACCGTTCTCCTTATGCGATCAGCAAGAAGGCAGGCGAAGACCTGCTGCTCGCCTATGCCGCCGCGCATCCCGACCGGCGCGTCGTCATCGTCAACCCCGGCTTCATGCTGGGCCCCTACGACGCGAAGCCGTCGTCCGGGGCCCTGCTCCTCGCCGGATGGCGCCGGCCGCTGATGGCAGCCCCCAGCGGCGGCAAGAGCTTCCTGCACGTGCGGGACGCCGCCACCGCCATCGCCAACGCGCTGAAGCGCGGCGCCGGCGGGCGCTACCTCCTGACGGGCGAATCGCTTTCCCTGCGGGAATTCTACGCCCTCCAGGCGCAGGTCTGCGGCTACCGGCAGCGCTTCTTCACCCTCCCCACCCCGCTCGTACGCCTCGCCGGCCGGCTCGGCGACCTCCTCGCGAGGCTCGGTCTCCGCACGATGCTCCGTACCCACAACACCGACCAGCTCCTGGCCGGCGAATGGTACGACGCCTCCCGCGCCCGCCGCGAGCTCGACTTCCCCGCCACCCCCGTCGCCGACGCCATCCGCGACTTCTTCGCCTGGCGCGCCTCCTCCACCCACCGCCTCCGCCGCTGA